One segment of Gemmatimonadaceae bacterium DNA contains the following:
- the bla gene encoding class A beta-lactamase, whose protein sequence is MHRRHFLAAGLALPALPRLLGTLPRMTATAAADTHAEIAAIERRVGGRLGVAFLDTASGRRFGHRAGERFPLCSTFKLLLAAQVLARVDAGQEQLTRMVGYGPADLLEYAPVTRANLAAGGMTVRALCEAAVSLSDNTAANLLLATAGGPAGLTAFLRASGDGLTRLDRNEPDLNTAIAGDPRDTTTPAAMLAVMRTLLLGRRLTPESRALLVEWLLATSTGAAKLRAGVPPSWRVGDKTGMGANGSTNDVAIAWATDRRPILVTAYLTGTSASVDDRNAAIADVGKALVTWLGAPSPQHRG, encoded by the coding sequence ATGCACCGACGCCACTTCCTCGCCGCAGGCCTCGCGCTGCCGGCGTTGCCGAGATTGCTCGGCACGCTCCCGCGCATGACAGCGACCGCCGCCGCCGACACCCACGCGGAGATCGCGGCCATCGAGCGCCGCGTCGGCGGCCGGCTCGGTGTGGCCTTTCTCGACACCGCGTCTGGCCGGCGGTTCGGCCACCGCGCCGGCGAGCGCTTTCCCCTGTGCAGCACCTTCAAGCTGCTGCTCGCGGCGCAGGTGCTGGCGCGGGTGGATGCCGGACAGGAGCAGCTCACGCGCATGGTGGGCTATGGCCCTGCCGACCTGCTCGAGTACGCCCCCGTGACCCGCGCCAACCTCGCCGCCGGGGGGATGACCGTGCGCGCCCTGTGCGAGGCCGCGGTCTCCCTCAGCGACAACACCGCCGCCAACCTCCTGCTGGCCACCGCCGGTGGCCCCGCCGGACTCACCGCGTTCCTCCGCGCCAGCGGCGACGGCCTCACGCGCCTCGACCGCAACGAGCCGGACCTGAACACCGCCATCGCCGGCGACCCGCGTGACACCACCACACCCGCCGCGATGCTCGCCGTGATGCGCACGCTCCTCCTCGGCCGGCGGCTCACGCCGGAATCCCGTGCGTTGCTCGTCGAGTGGCTGCTGGCCACCAGCACCGGCGCCGCCAAGCTGCGCGCAGGCGTGCCGCCGTCGTGGCGCGTGGGTGACAAGACCGGCATGGGCGCCAACGGGTCGACGAACGACGTCGCCATCGCCTGGGCCACCGATCGCCGCCCTATCCTCGTCACGGCATACCTCACCGGCACCAGCGCCAGCGTGGACGACCGCAACGCCGCCATCGCCGACGTCGGGAAGGCACTCGTCACCTGGCTCGGCGCGCCGTCACCGCAGCACAGAGGGTAG
- a CDS encoding DUF2306 domain-containing protein, with translation MPASTAIRTDPDIRTDPDIRAMRAARVLRASVTLWTVVALTGQLIFAVYIAGFYGRGALSGTLATTLNTVMPHGYVPGDLTGNAIQLAHLLFAVVMIGCGFLQLAPVVRRRMPRLHRVSGRLYLLSALILSVGGLHLVWVRGGVGGLGNHLGVSANALVILACGSMALRTARARDFAAHRRWALRTFLAANGVWFFRIGLLLWLLAWQRPVGFDADRFRGPFLDVLSFTQFVVPLALLQLYLRVQEAGSAAARQALAVAVFVLTLATAAGIFGATMALWKPHL, from the coding sequence ATGCCCGCCTCCACCGCCATCCGGACCGACCCCGATATCCGGACCGACCCCGATATCCGCGCCATGCGGGCGGCGCGCGTGCTGCGCGCCTCGGTCACGCTCTGGACAGTCGTCGCGCTGACCGGGCAGCTCATCTTCGCCGTCTACATCGCGGGCTTCTACGGTCGCGGTGCACTGTCCGGCACGCTGGCGACGACGCTCAACACCGTGATGCCGCACGGTTATGTGCCCGGCGACCTGACGGGCAACGCGATCCAGCTTGCACACCTGCTCTTCGCCGTGGTGATGATCGGGTGCGGTTTTCTCCAGCTTGCCCCGGTGGTGCGTCGTCGCATGCCACGCCTGCATCGGGTGAGCGGCCGGCTGTACCTGCTCTCGGCCCTGATCCTGAGTGTGGGCGGGCTCCACCTCGTGTGGGTGCGTGGTGGCGTGGGTGGGCTCGGCAACCATCTGGGCGTGAGTGCCAACGCGCTGGTCATCCTCGCCTGCGGCAGCATGGCACTGCGAACGGCGCGCGCCCGGGACTTCGCGGCGCACCGGCGGTGGGCGCTGCGGACCTTCCTGGCCGCGAACGGCGTGTGGTTCTTCCGGATCGGGCTGCTGCTCTGGCTGCTCGCCTGGCAACGCCCGGTGGGATTCGACGCTGACCGGTTCCGCGGCCCGTTCCTGGACGTGCTCAGCTTCACGCAGTTCGTCGTGCCGCTCGCGCTGCTGCAGCTGTACCTGCGCGTCCAGGAGGCCGGCAGCGCGGCCGCGCGGCAGGCGCTGGCGGTGGCGGTGTTCGTGCTGACGCTCGCCACCGCGGCCGGGATCTTCGGCGCGACGATGGCGCTGTGGAAGCCACATCTCTGA
- a CDS encoding S8 family serine peptidase: protein MATIRYPAQGTQQSFSITRLSTVEQAAAPRPSRAAPGTSKAKRATAAAAAAPVAFDARSFVSAMRMSETMRMRIPTDDPKRLALVQPPSGPASASARPRYAGGMTIMTPSIIVEGARIDDIKAARNAGARIVDEGFDGKALLLVDSLADVTKICALLAKRQVGSVTPNFLRRYGHTPRSTAQAAWAHRKINLAAAWRITKGAKTVRIAILDEGVDTAHPALRTAVVAQRDFIGDKGNSAMPDGDDAHGTACAGVAVGRGTRAPGVAPRCSLIAARIAMDDGAGHWVFDDYATADAIDWCWRNDAAVLSNSWGGGVPSDAISRAFGRARTQGRGGKGAVVCIAAGNDQIAIDFPGELPGYVTVGASTPADERKTRRSSDGEGWWGSNFGETMWLLAPGVFIHTADISGARGYEPGNYTGTFNGTSSATPHVAGAVGLMLSANPGLTASAVRTILRETAVPLPGQSGWTKELGYGRLDVGKAVAAARRHR from the coding sequence ATGGCGACGATCAGGTATCCGGCGCAGGGCACGCAACAGAGCTTCTCGATCACCCGGCTGTCCACCGTCGAGCAGGCCGCCGCACCGCGGCCGTCGCGGGCGGCACCGGGGACATCGAAGGCGAAGCGGGCGACGGCGGCCGCCGCGGCCGCACCGGTGGCGTTCGATGCCCGCTCGTTCGTCTCGGCCATGCGCATGTCCGAGACGATGCGCATGCGCATCCCCACCGACGACCCGAAGCGCCTGGCCCTGGTGCAGCCGCCCTCCGGCCCGGCATCCGCGTCGGCACGCCCGCGCTACGCCGGCGGGATGACGATCATGACGCCGTCGATCATCGTCGAGGGCGCACGCATCGACGACATCAAGGCGGCGCGCAACGCCGGCGCCCGGATCGTGGACGAGGGCTTCGACGGCAAGGCCCTGCTGCTCGTCGACTCACTCGCCGACGTGACGAAGATCTGCGCGCTGCTGGCGAAGCGGCAGGTCGGGTCGGTGACCCCGAACTTCCTGCGCCGCTACGGGCACACGCCACGCAGCACGGCGCAGGCGGCGTGGGCGCACCGCAAGATCAACCTCGCCGCGGCGTGGCGCATCACGAAGGGGGCGAAGACGGTGCGGATCGCCATCCTCGACGAAGGCGTGGACACGGCGCACCCCGCCTTGCGCACGGCGGTCGTGGCACAGCGCGACTTCATCGGCGACAAGGGCAACTCCGCGATGCCGGACGGCGATGACGCGCATGGCACGGCCTGCGCGGGCGTCGCGGTGGGTCGCGGCACGCGGGCGCCGGGGGTGGCGCCGCGCTGCTCGCTGATCGCGGCGCGCATCGCGATGGACGATGGCGCCGGCCACTGGGTGTTCGACGACTACGCCACCGCCGATGCCATCGACTGGTGCTGGCGGAACGACGCCGCCGTGCTCTCCAACTCGTGGGGCGGCGGTGTGCCGAGTGATGCCATCAGCCGCGCATTCGGGCGGGCGCGGACGCAGGGGCGCGGCGGGAAGGGCGCGGTGGTGTGCATCGCCGCCGGCAACGACCAGATCGCGATCGACTTCCCGGGTGAGCTGCCGGGGTACGTGACCGTGGGCGCCTCGACGCCGGCCGACGAGCGCAAGACACGCCGGTCGTCGGATGGCGAGGGCTGGTGGGGGAGCAACTTCGGCGAGACGATGTGGCTGCTCGCCCCGGGCGTGTTCATCCACACCGCCGACATCTCCGGCGCGCGCGGGTACGAGCCCGGGAACTACACCGGCACGTTCAACGGCACCTCGTCCGCCACCCCGCACGTGGCGGGCGCCGTCGGGTTGATGCTGAGTGCCAATCCCGGCCTCACGGCCAGTGCGGTGCGCACGATCCTGCGCGAGACCGCGGTGCCGCTGCCGGGACAGTCGGGGTGGACGAAGGAGCTCGGCTACGGTCGGCTGGATGTCGGGAAGGCCGTTGCTGCCGCGAGACGGCACCGCTAG
- a CDS encoding AAA family ATPase has product MLPSPAPVPPWGAELPLVGRRGELATLRRHLADAMDGRGHCVLLTGEAGIGKSRLLVQLAQDAAARGVLVAAGSAFAMEAGVPYGAVADALARPLRALDAATLTVLARGTEADLRAVVPGLSGAAAPRRDTDGTAHLRWNVTQFLARLAARTPLLLVLDNAHESDASSLELLHFLARQLAGTRILVVLAYLDDGRDGNPALQGMVRSLLATRDATQVRVESLTRAHLEELLQRAFLLDADEARDHAAVLWSHTRGNPFFVDESLKALADAGRIRKTASGWLIEATQPHTLPPTVRDAVLARLESLDAGARRLAEATAMVESRASLALLGRVTQMDDVALADGIDALCRRRILLEHRLDDGAEYEFAHPIIQSTVRATLTAARERVLHAAIATALESLHGDAALARAGELARHLVLGHELGHDERTLTYLSAAGRDALARRADGEATRWLREALAIADGLGNAAATARLLEDLATVRMRLGDFGEAGALWRRALQLATDRRDETARAHLLHCLAQEAARTGQTAKGLSLLDEAVAAADAAQRADLAVRIGVARAKMQQAMGRHDDATATVHATLATATALGDTALLARVHQVALQLYAWTGPASTAREHGVRALALAAESGDREVAWAAHWAMAMLEGFTGDVDGVAGHLRDAAAIADALGSPSLQAMTAEIEIEHASGTGRWDEALAIAARTIPFARATMPRSLLPRLLVWTGMVLLERDETEQARASFEEAWTLSGAAGAGTGDAAIENVHNVILAHTGMGLYALSHGEWARARDYGERGLALADRFGYVAWAIHRLLPMIMEAALRTHDFDRVEGLMSRLRLQSTALGHRLGLAWATAAEALVARMKHHAPDAAARLLAAADELDAVPFIFHGARMRRNAAQVLELDGDVAGAVRELRRAHDVFVRLGAELELRGVRTQLRGLGVRLPPRTTTEGAATLTGRELEIARAVARRMSNKEIGTTLDISSRTVSTHLSNIYAKLGVDSRGALADALREDPRLGGG; this is encoded by the coding sequence ATGCTCCCGTCGCCAGCACCCGTCCCGCCGTGGGGCGCCGAACTGCCGCTCGTCGGCCGGCGCGGCGAACTCGCCACCCTCCGGCGCCACCTGGCCGACGCCATGGACGGCCGCGGCCACTGCGTGCTGCTGACGGGTGAGGCGGGGATCGGGAAGTCGCGCCTGCTGGTGCAACTCGCGCAGGATGCCGCGGCGCGCGGGGTGCTGGTCGCCGCCGGCAGCGCCTTCGCGATGGAGGCCGGGGTGCCGTACGGCGCCGTCGCCGATGCGCTCGCCCGTCCGCTGCGCGCCCTGGATGCCGCCACGCTCACGGTGCTCGCCCGCGGCACCGAGGCCGACCTGCGTGCAGTGGTGCCCGGCCTGTCCGGTGCCGCAGCGCCGCGGCGCGACACCGATGGCACGGCGCACCTGCGCTGGAACGTCACGCAGTTCCTCGCGCGGCTGGCCGCGCGCACGCCGCTGCTGCTGGTCCTCGACAACGCGCACGAGAGCGACGCCTCGTCGCTGGAACTGCTCCACTTCCTCGCGCGCCAGCTCGCCGGCACGCGGATCCTCGTGGTGCTGGCGTACCTGGACGATGGCCGCGACGGCAACCCGGCGCTGCAGGGCATGGTGCGCTCGCTGCTGGCCACGCGGGACGCCACGCAGGTCCGTGTCGAGAGCCTCACGCGCGCGCACCTGGAGGAGCTGCTGCAGCGCGCCTTCCTGCTCGACGCCGACGAGGCACGCGACCACGCCGCGGTGCTCTGGTCGCACACCCGTGGCAACCCGTTCTTCGTGGACGAGTCGCTGAAGGCGCTGGCCGACGCGGGGCGCATCCGGAAGACGGCGTCGGGCTGGCTGATCGAGGCCACGCAGCCACACACGCTGCCTCCCACCGTGCGCGATGCGGTCCTCGCGCGGCTGGAGTCACTCGACGCCGGCGCGCGGCGCCTGGCCGAGGCCACGGCGATGGTGGAGTCACGCGCCTCGCTCGCCCTGCTCGGCCGCGTGACGCAGATGGACGACGTCGCACTCGCCGACGGCATCGACGCGTTGTGCCGCCGGCGCATCCTGCTCGAGCATCGCCTCGACGACGGTGCCGAGTACGAGTTCGCGCACCCGATCATCCAGTCCACCGTGCGCGCCACACTCACCGCGGCGCGCGAGCGGGTGCTGCATGCCGCCATCGCCACCGCGCTCGAGTCGCTGCACGGGGACGCGGCGCTGGCGCGCGCGGGTGAGCTGGCCCGGCACCTGGTGCTGGGGCACGAGCTCGGGCATGACGAACGGACGCTGACCTACCTCAGCGCCGCCGGTCGCGATGCGCTGGCCCGGCGCGCCGACGGGGAGGCCACGCGCTGGCTGCGTGAGGCCCTGGCCATCGCCGACGGCCTCGGCAACGCGGCTGCCACGGCGCGCCTGCTCGAGGATCTCGCCACGGTGCGCATGCGCCTCGGTGACTTCGGCGAGGCGGGAGCGCTGTGGCGCCGCGCCCTGCAGCTCGCGACGGACCGGCGCGACGAGACCGCGCGGGCGCACCTGCTGCACTGCCTGGCCCAGGAGGCAGCGCGCACGGGGCAGACCGCCAAGGGGCTGTCGCTGCTGGACGAGGCAGTCGCCGCCGCCGACGCCGCGCAACGTGCCGACCTGGCGGTGCGGATCGGCGTGGCACGCGCCAAGATGCAGCAGGCCATGGGCCGGCACGACGACGCCACGGCCACCGTGCACGCGACGCTGGCGACGGCGACGGCGCTGGGTGACACCGCCCTGCTGGCCCGCGTGCACCAGGTGGCGCTGCAGCTCTATGCGTGGACGGGGCCGGCCAGCACCGCGCGCGAGCATGGCGTCCGCGCGCTCGCCCTCGCCGCGGAGAGCGGCGACCGCGAGGTGGCGTGGGCCGCGCACTGGGCGATGGCGATGCTCGAGGGCTTCACCGGTGACGTGGACGGTGTCGCCGGGCACCTGCGTGATGCCGCCGCGATCGCCGATGCCCTCGGCTCACCGTCGCTGCAGGCGATGACCGCCGAGATCGAGATCGAGCACGCGTCGGGCACGGGGCGCTGGGACGAGGCGCTGGCGATCGCGGCGCGGACGATCCCGTTCGCACGTGCGACGATGCCGCGGTCACTCCTCCCCCGCTTGCTGGTGTGGACCGGCATGGTGCTGCTCGAGCGCGACGAGACCGAGCAGGCGCGGGCGTCGTTCGAGGAGGCGTGGACGCTCTCCGGCGCCGCCGGTGCGGGGACCGGTGACGCCGCGATCGAGAATGTGCACAACGTGATCCTCGCGCACACGGGGATGGGCCTCTACGCACTGTCCCACGGCGAGTGGGCGCGGGCGCGTGACTACGGCGAGCGCGGGCTCGCGCTGGCGGACCGCTTCGGCTACGTGGCGTGGGCGATCCACCGCCTGCTGCCGATGATCATGGAGGCGGCGCTGCGCACGCACGATTTCGATCGCGTCGAGGGGCTGATGTCGCGCCTGCGGCTGCAGTCGACGGCGCTGGGGCACCGTCTGGGGCTGGCCTGGGCGACGGCGGCCGAGGCGCTGGTGGCGCGGATGAAGCACCACGCGCCAGACGCGGCCGCACGGTTGCTTGCGGCGGCCGACGAACTGGACGCCGTGCCCTTCATCTTCCATGGGGCCCGCATGCGGCGGAATGCGGCGCAGGTGCTGGAGCTGGATGGCGACGTGGCCGGTGCGGTGCGCGAGCTACGGCGCGCGCACGACGTGTTCGTGCGGCTGGGCGCCGAGCTGGAACTGCGCGGCGTGCGCACCCAGTTGCGCGGCCTTGGCGTGCGACTGCCGCCACGCACGACGACCGAGGGCGCCGCCACGCTCACGGGTCGCGAACTCGAGATCGCACGGGCGGTGGCGCGGCGAATGAGCAACAAGGAGATCGGCACGACCCTCGACATCTCCTCGCGCACAGTCAGCACCCACCTCTCGAACATCTATGCGAAGCTGGGCGTCGACTCGCGCGGTGCACTGGCCGATGCCCTGCGCGAGGATCCGCGGCTTGGCGGTGGCTGA
- a CDS encoding AraC family transcriptional regulator ligand-binding domain-containing protein, protein MIALAEPRVARAIPSQASPGTTVSAGYAGGVVDFAVTRGVQRLQLLRSAGIDDATLADADARIPLADYLRLVRGAAALTGDAAFALHWGEAVACAQVAAAGVIGSATGTIRDAFAMLNRYARLTLDFGQAPGEDRYVLQASPAGTWMCDTRPGSEMSPEVTEATFARFVTGIRQRTDAPVVRAVRLRHPAPAHRAAYAAVFRVPVRFGADRNAILFDPAWFDQPVEPTARYAFRVLTAHADAQLATLERSRSCRGMVEALVGPRLSAGVPAMAHVAASLAMSRQTLYRRLQAEGTTFARVVDALREAAAVAYLGQPGTTVQQAAALVGFSEPAAFSRAFKRWTGATPLSWRGGRAGQEGRRPAG, encoded by the coding sequence ATGATCGCCCTCGCCGAACCGCGGGTCGCACGCGCCATTCCGAGCCAGGCCAGCCCTGGCACGACGGTCTCGGCAGGGTACGCGGGCGGGGTGGTGGACTTTGCCGTCACGCGCGGAGTGCAGCGGCTCCAGCTGCTCCGCTCAGCCGGCATCGACGACGCCACCTTGGCCGACGCGGACGCGCGGATTCCTCTGGCCGACTACCTGCGGCTGGTGCGCGGTGCAGCGGCCCTGACGGGTGACGCGGCCTTTGCGCTGCACTGGGGCGAGGCGGTGGCGTGTGCACAGGTCGCGGCCGCCGGTGTGATCGGCAGCGCCACCGGCACCATCCGCGACGCCTTCGCCATGCTCAATCGCTACGCCCGCCTCACGCTCGACTTCGGGCAGGCGCCTGGCGAGGATCGGTATGTGCTGCAGGCGTCGCCGGCGGGGACCTGGATGTGCGATACCCGTCCCGGGTCGGAGATGTCACCGGAAGTGACGGAGGCGACGTTCGCGCGGTTCGTGACGGGGATCCGCCAGCGCACCGATGCGCCGGTGGTGCGCGCGGTGCGTCTCAGGCATCCGGCGCCTGCACATCGCGCGGCATACGCGGCGGTGTTCCGGGTGCCGGTGCGGTTCGGTGCCGACCGCAATGCCATCCTCTTCGATCCCGCCTGGTTCGACCAGCCCGTGGAGCCGACGGCGCGATACGCCTTTCGGGTGCTGACCGCCCACGCCGACGCGCAGCTCGCGACGCTGGAGCGGAGCCGGAGCTGTCGTGGCATGGTCGAGGCGCTCGTCGGCCCGCGACTCTCCGCAGGGGTGCCGGCAATGGCCCACGTCGCCGCCAGTCTCGCGATGAGTCGGCAGACGCTCTACCGACGCCTGCAGGCCGAGGGCACGACCTTCGCCCGGGTGGTGGATGCGCTCCGCGAGGCAGCGGCCGTGGCGTATCTCGGGCAGCCCGGCACCACCGTGCAGCAGGCGGCGGCGCTGGTCGGGTTCTCCGAGCCCGCCGCCTTCTCGCGCGCGTTCAAGCGGTGGACGGGCGCGACCCCGCTGTCGTGGCGCGGCGGGCGCGCGGGCCAGGAAGGGCGCCGGCCAGCAGGCTGA
- a CDS encoding DMT family transporter — protein sequence MSFRETLSLFALAAIWGASYLFIRVAVPALGPLPLAGGRVALAALVLFLGLRLTGAPTDLRPHWRKLLVLGGLNAALPFSLISAAELHVTASLAAMLTATAPMWSALFSALWLDEPIRARRAAGLALGVAGVGVLVGWSPLALSPAVLLSILAVIVATASYAGATVYSKRHLSAVPAPTLALGQQVAATTLLALPALVRAPAAQPTAAAITALVALAVVCTAVAYLIFFRLLATIGPTRVSTVTYLIPVFGTVWGALFLHEQVSRGMMAGLVLILVSVLLVNGVRLRLPRSLHRKAVVS from the coding sequence ATGTCCTTCCGCGAGACGCTGTCCCTCTTCGCCCTCGCCGCGATCTGGGGCGCGTCATACCTCTTCATCCGGGTGGCGGTGCCGGCGCTCGGTCCGCTGCCGCTGGCCGGCGGCCGCGTGGCACTCGCAGCGCTGGTGCTCTTCCTCGGCCTGCGGCTGACCGGGGCGCCGACGGACCTGCGTCCACACTGGCGGAAGCTCCTGGTGCTGGGCGGGCTCAACGCCGCGCTGCCCTTCAGCCTCATCTCGGCCGCGGAGCTGCACGTGACCGCGAGCCTTGCGGCCATGCTCACGGCGACGGCACCGATGTGGAGCGCGCTGTTCAGCGCCCTGTGGCTGGACGAGCCGATCCGGGCGCGCCGTGCCGCCGGGCTGGCCCTTGGCGTGGCGGGGGTTGGAGTCCTGGTGGGGTGGAGTCCGCTGGCCCTCTCGCCGGCGGTACTGCTCAGCATCCTCGCCGTGATCGTCGCCACGGCGTCGTATGCCGGCGCCACGGTCTACAGCAAGCGGCACCTTTCGGCGGTGCCCGCGCCGACGCTCGCGCTGGGCCAGCAGGTGGCGGCCACCACCCTGCTCGCGCTGCCGGCCCTCGTGCGCGCGCCGGCGGCGCAGCCCACGGCCGCAGCGATCACCGCCCTCGTCGCGCTGGCTGTGGTCTGCACGGCGGTCGCGTACCTGATCTTCTTCCGCCTGCTGGCGACCATCGGCCCCACCCGGGTGTCGACCGTGACGTACCTGATTCCCGTCTTCGGCACCGTGTGGGGCGCGCTCTTCCTGCACGAGCAGGTGAGCCGGGGCATGATGGCGGGCCTGGTGCTGATCCTGGTGAGCGTGCTGCTGGTGAACGGTGTGCGGCTGCGGCTGCCACGTTCGCTGCACCGGAAGGCCGTGGTGTCCTGA
- a CDS encoding PLP-dependent aminotransferase family protein, whose amino-acid sequence MTGPRRVARKRVADAPEVLVALDANASTPLHRQVYDGLRDAILAGRLAAGERLPSTRVLADDLGVARNTVTLAFEQLRAEGYLVGHRGGGTRVRDAAPEVLLEVPRRPARVREPARVPARPATAGRLAPVALPARGAALVAAGREHVESREPRAFQLGTPAIDIFPASLWMRLTTRRWKRGVAHLGEGDVAGDPELRAAITAHVGNARGVRCTPEQVFVVNGAQQALDFVSRILLDAGDEVWMEDPGYMHARIAVRDAGARLVPVPVDDQGLDVAAGERLAPQARLACVTPSHQFPLGVVMSAPRRLALLAWARRANAWILEDDYDSEFRYSGRPLPCLQGLDVERSARDVDPRVLYVGTFSKTLAPGFRLAYLIVPESLVDTFRSARRALDRYAPTLEQGVLTDFIAEGHYARHVRRARALYAERQRVMLDAVDSLLAGELTVAPDAAGLHLVAWLREGVDDQSVVQAALREGVATSALSRYRMHEAQGARGALVLNYAGFDDRAITAGVHGLRRAFAALSRVH is encoded by the coding sequence ATGACTGGTCCAAGAAGAGTAGCCCGCAAGCGCGTCGCGGACGCCCCAGAGGTGCTGGTGGCGCTGGATGCCAACGCATCGACCCCGCTGCACCGGCAGGTCTACGACGGCCTGCGCGACGCGATCCTCGCCGGCCGGCTCGCCGCCGGTGAGCGCCTGCCCTCCACCCGCGTGCTCGCCGACGACCTTGGCGTGGCTCGCAACACGGTCACGCTCGCCTTCGAGCAGCTGCGCGCCGAGGGGTACCTCGTCGGCCACCGTGGCGGCGGCACGCGCGTGCGTGACGCGGCGCCGGAGGTGCTGCTCGAGGTGCCGCGCCGGCCGGCGCGTGTGCGCGAGCCGGCCCGTGTGCCGGCGCGCCCGGCCACCGCCGGCCGGCTGGCGCCGGTCGCGCTGCCGGCCCGTGGTGCCGCACTCGTCGCGGCCGGACGCGAGCATGTCGAGTCCCGCGAGCCCCGTGCCTTCCAGCTCGGCACGCCGGCCATCGACATCTTCCCCGCCTCGCTCTGGATGCGACTCACCACCCGGCGCTGGAAGCGCGGCGTGGCGCACCTCGGCGAGGGCGACGTGGCCGGCGATCCCGAGCTGCGCGCCGCCATCACCGCACACGTCGGCAATGCGCGCGGCGTGCGGTGCACGCCGGAGCAGGTGTTCGTCGTCAACGGCGCACAGCAGGCCCTCGACTTCGTGTCACGGATCCTGCTCGACGCCGGTGACGAGGTGTGGATGGAAGACCCGGGGTACATGCATGCGCGCATCGCAGTGCGTGACGCCGGCGCGCGGCTGGTCCCGGTGCCGGTGGACGACCAGGGCCTCGACGTCGCTGCCGGCGAGCGACTGGCGCCACAGGCGCGGCTGGCCTGCGTCACGCCGTCGCACCAGTTCCCGCTCGGTGTGGTGATGAGCGCGCCGCGACGCCTGGCCCTGCTGGCGTGGGCCCGGCGCGCCAACGCATGGATCCTCGAGGACGACTACGACTCCGAGTTCCGCTACAGCGGCCGCCCGCTGCCCTGCCTGCAGGGGCTGGATGTGGAACGCTCGGCGCGCGACGTCGATCCGCGCGTGCTCTACGTGGGCACGTTCAGCAAGACGCTCGCGCCGGGCTTCCGCCTGGCGTACCTCATCGTCCCCGAGTCGCTCGTGGACACCTTCCGCTCCGCGCGCCGCGCCCTCGACCGCTATGCCCCGACGCTGGAGCAGGGCGTCCTCACCGACTTCATCGCCGAGGGGCATTACGCGCGCCATGTGCGACGGGCGCGTGCGCTGTACGCCGAACGGCAGCGGGTGATGCTCGACGCCGTCGACTCGCTGCTCGCGGGTGAGCTCACCGTGGCGCCGGATGCCGCCGGCCTGCACCTGGTGGCGTGGCTGCGCGAGGGGGTGGACGACCAGTCGGTGGTGCAGGCCGCGCTGCGCGAGGGTGTGGCGACCTCCGCCCTGTCGCGGTACCGCATGCACGAGGCGCAGGGGGCACGGGGTGCGCTGGTCCTGAACTACGCCGGCTTCGACGACCGCGCGATCACGGCGGGCGTGCACGGCCTGCGGCGCGCGTTCGCCGCGCTGTCGCGGGTGCACTAG